The following proteins come from a genomic window of Alosa sapidissima isolate fAloSap1 chromosome 22, fAloSap1.pri, whole genome shotgun sequence:
- the ptprz1b gene encoding receptor-type tyrosine-protein phosphatase zeta isoform X1 — MKMEVSTRQFYVLIAHLWIVCQIDVVNSFFRGQRKFSDDVDWSYTGTLNQQNWPKKYPSCNTARQSPIDIDEDFAQVKLEFQNLQLEGWELKTPTSTTIKNDGKTVAVNLSGEYYVSGGGLRSRFRVGRITFHWGRCNATSDGSEHSLNGVKFPLEMQIYCHEADKYQSIDEALKEGGRITALAVLFEVSQRDNENYANLIDGVNAVSRFGKSGPVEPFSMLGLLPNSTEKYYIYNGSLTTPPCSEPVEWLVFKNTVSLSESQLEVFCEVMTMQQAGYVMLMDYQQNNFRHQQEQFMGQVFSSYTGTEELLDPICSSEAENVQAEPQNYTSIMVTWERPRAVYDTTIERYSVTYQRLQGKDPPKREYLTDGDQDVGALIYNLMSNSSYVVQVIALCNNGLKGRMSDQLIVDMPLEDLGIDSDSSDSEDYFEVTPYTSRRQPDLESPPDRTLTSDSSSSKSSIWVTMATDQPGFLFPGVRSTAMPVRRRITEESSLSWTPSQDKAGTYTRKPITKLLTPEGVKPPDNVLVTDIYYEDFINGSLYETTTSVDTPLPDDEIIGVVTLPRERVHVSQKDNEVRMPDDQYFPGTATNPLPETPPLVISTTQQPEVVSTTTTTTIVPASTTTTTTTTTTTAGTPTTKALLYTTQPMFNATASTAQGDTSSPPLSSILTDEGPSTLLTQGEGSGSGPAIFLEELEREWERENPSAVEIETRTRFSTGRPVLVDNETELVSKFYLESERVRGAEEMKPTRAESTVPEAPALEGKEEEEESGSGQSLLMEVFPNAKISVEITLTKISSMEPLDGPHTEASNSSPESRVGMVGGVEREKRTVVPLAVVSTLTILCLLVLVGILIYWSGRVCFYRKCFQTAHFYVEDNASPRVISAPSTPLLLPTATEENEALPVKDFVRHVAELHATHTFSKEFEILKESYEEIQSCTVDMGISTDSSNHPENKSKNRYINILAYDHSRVKLAPNLDKEGECGDYINANYVDGFNQPKAFIAAQGPMKASLEDFWRMMWEQNVGVIVMITNLVEKGRRKCDQYWPMDNQEEYGCFLVTLKSTKTLAYYTQRTFTLRNISIKRGSQKGRSQERTVVQYHYTQWPDMGVPEYTLPVLSFVQKSSQARTADMGPVVVHCSAGVGRTGTYIVLDSMLRQIKEKGTVDIMGFLKHIRTQRNYLVQTEEQYVFIHDALVEAILSRETEVSSSRIHAYVSDLLTPGPSGKTRLEKQFKLVSQTNVKQCDYTSALKEGSVEKNRTSSLMPVERSRVCLSTTPGECSDYINASYVMGYHQSCEFIITQNPLPSTIKDFWRMIWDHNSQIIVSLPDVHGQTEEGECVYWPIKDQPINCETFTVTFTGEDNVCLPNEELLVIHDFLLEATQDDYVLEVRQYRAPRWPNPDSPISNTFELITIVREDTRHREGTIVVHDRYGGSTAGLFCAVTTLADQLEGDNCVDVYQTARMTNLMRPGVFTDMDQYQFLYKSILSLVSTKEDEKTLRSSENNGTIPTGSANATESLESLM; from the exons ATGAAAATGGAGGTGTCCACAAGACAATTTTATGTTCTGATTGCACATCTTTGGATCGTCTGTCAAATAG ATGTGGTGAACTCGTTCTTCAGAGGCCAGCGCAAGTTCTCCGACGACGTGGACTGGTCTTACACAG GCACTCTAAACCAACAGAACTGGCCCAAGAAATACCCCTCCTGCAACACGGCGAGGCAGTCGCCCATTGACATCGATGAGGACTTTGCCCAGGTCAAGCTGGAGTTCCAGAACTTGCAGCTGGAGGGATGGGAGCTCAAGACGCCAACCTCGACGACCATCAAGAACGATGGAAAAACAG TGGCCGTGAACCTGAGTGGCGAGTACTATGTCAGTGGAGGAGGGCTGCGGTCCAGGTTTCGGGTGGGCCGAATCACATTCCACTGGGGCCGCTGCAACGCCACCTCAGACGGTTCTGAGCACAGTCTCAACGGTGTTAAGTTCCCCCTGGAG ATGCAGATCTACTGCCATGAGGCAGACAAGTACCAGTCCATCGACGAGGCACTGAAAGAGGGGGGAAGGATAACAGCACTCGCTGTCCTCTTTGAG GTCAGCCAGAGAGACAACGAAAACTACGCCAACCTCATCGATGGAGTCAACGCCGTCAGCCGCTTCG GTAAGAGCGGCCCCGTGGAGCCCTTCTCCATGCTGGGCCTGCTGCCCAACTCCACGGAGAAGTACTACATCTACAATGGCTCCCTGACAACGCCGCCCTGCTCCGAGCCCGTGGAGTGGCTTGTTTTCAAAAACACCGTCTCGCTCTCCGAGAGCCAG ctggagGTGTTCTGCGAGGTGATGACCATGCAGCAGGCCGGCTACGTGATGCTGATGGACTACCAGCAGAACAACTTCCGCCATCAGCAGGAGCAGTTCATGGGCCAGGTGTTCTCCTCCTACACCGGCACAGAGGAGCTCCTGGATCCCA TTTGCAGTTCGGAGGCTGAGAATGTGCAGGCGGAGCCGCAGAACTACACCAGCATCATGGTGACGTGGGAGAGACCCCGCGCCGTCTACGACACCACCATCGAGCGCTACTCCGTCACCTACCAGAGGCTACAGGGCAAGGACCCGCCCAAGCGGGAATACCTGACTGACGGAGATCAGGATGTG GGAGCACTCATCTACAACTTGATGTCCAACAGCAGTTATGTGGTGCAAGTGATAGCGCTATGCAACAACGGCCTGAAGGGTCGAATGAGTGACCAGCTGATTGTGGACATGCCACTGGAGGACCTGG GGATTGACTCTGATTCGTCAGACTCAGAAGATTATTTTGAG GTGACTCCATACACCAGCAGAAGACAGCCAGATCTGGAGAGCCCTCCGGACCGGACCCTTACGAgcgactcctcctcctccaaaagCTCCATCTGGGTCACCATGGCGACGGACCAGCCCGGTTTCCTCTTCCCCGGAGTCCGGTCCACAGCCATGCCCGTGCGGCGACGCATCACCGAGGAGTCCTCGTTGTCGTGGACACCCAGCCAGGACAAGGCGGGAACCTACACCCGCAAGCCAATCACCAAGCTGCTCACGCCGGAGGGCGTCAAGCCGCCTGACAACGTACTGGTCACTGACATCTACTACGAGGACTTCATCAACGGCTCCCTGTACGAGACGACCACCTCGGTAGACACGCCGCTACCCGACGACGAGATTATCGGCGTGGTCACGCTGCCCCGTGAGCGAGTGCATGTCTCACAGAAGGACAATGAAGTGAGGATGCCCGACGACCAGTATTTCCCGGGCACCGCCACCAACCCCCTGCCAGAGACACCACCCCTGGTCATCAGCACCACCCAGCAGCCTGAGGTGGTCAGCACcacgaccaccaccaccatagtgccagcctccaccaccaccaccaccaccaccaccaccaccactgcaggGACGCCCACCACCAAAGCCTTACTCTACACCACCCAGCCAATGTTCAATG CTACTGCGAGCACAGCGCAAGGGGACACGtcctccccacccctctcttccATCCTTACTGATGAAGGCCCCAGCACCCTGCTTACTCAGGGGGAGGGTAGTGGTTCGGGGCCAGCCATCTTTCTGGAGGAGCTAGAGcgggagtgggagagggagaaccCCTCGGCGGTCGAAATCGAAACGCGCACGCGCTTCAGTACCGGGAGGCCGGTACTGGTCGATAATGAGACGGAGCTCGTGTCCAAGTTCTATTTGGAGAGCGAGAGGGTCCGTGGTGCGGAGGAGATGAAACCGACGCGAGCGGAGTCCACTGTTCCCGAGGCGCCCGCCCTcgaggggaaggaggaggaggaggagagcggcTCTGGACAGAGCTTGCTGATGGAGGTCTTTCCCAACGCTAAGATATCTGTAGAGATCACTTTGACCAAAATCTCGAGTATGGAGCCTTTGGATGGTCCCCACACAG AGGCTAGTAACAGCAGCCCGGAGTCGCGGGTGGGCATGGTGGGGGGCGTGGAGCGGGAGAAGCGCACAGTGGTGCCCCTGGCGGTCGTGTCCACTCTCACCATCCTCTGCCTACTGGTGCTGGTGGGCATCCTCATCTACTGGAG TGGTAGAGTGTGTTTTTACAGGAAGTGTTTCCAGACGGCTCACTTCTACGTGGAGGATAACGCCTCTCCCCGAGTCATTTCAGCTCCGTCTACACCACTGCTCTTACCCACAGCCACAG AGGAGAATGAAGCTCTCCCTGTGAAGGACTTTGTGAGGCACGTGGCTGAGCTTCAcgccacacatacattctcGAAAGAGTTTGAG ATCTTGAAAGAGTCTTACGAG GAGATTCAGTCGTGCACGGTGGACATGGGAATTAGCACTGACAGCTCAAACCACCCAGAAAACAAGAGCAAGAACAGATACATCAACATCCTGGCCT ATGATCACAGCCGGGTGAAGCTGGCACCCAATCTGGACAAAGAAGGAGAGTGTGGAGACTACATCAATGCAAACTATGTTGAT GGCTTCAATCAGCCCAAAGCCTTTATAGCCGCCCAGGGCCCGATGAAGGCCAGTCTGGAGGACTTCTGGAGGATGATGTGGGAGCAGAATGTGGGGGTGATCGTCATGATCACCAACCTGGTGGAGAAGGGACGG AGGAAGTGTGACCAGTACTGGCCAATGGACAACCAGGAGGAATATGGATGCTTCTTGGTCACTCTGAAAAGCACCAAAACCCTGGCCTACTACACACAAAGAACATTCACCTTGCGGAACATCAGTATCAAAAGG GGGTCCCAGAAGGGCCGCAGTCAGGAGCGGACGGTCGTCCAGTACCACTACACCCAGTGGCCCGACATGGGGGTCCCTGAGTACACCCTGCCTGTCTTGTCCTTCGTCCAGAAGTCCTCCCAGGCCAGGACTGCTGACATGGGCCCCGTGGTGGTCCACTGCAG TGCTGGCGTGGGTAGAACAGGGACCTACATCGTGCTGGACAGCATGCTTCGGCAGATCAAAGAGAAGGGCACCGTGGACATCATGGGCTTCCTGAAACACATCCGCACACAGAGGAACTACCTGGTGCAGACTGAG GAGCAGTATGTGTTCATCCATGATGCCCTGGTGGAGGCCATCCTGAGCAGGGAGACTGAGGTCTCCTCCAGCCGCATCCATGCCTACGTCTCCGACCTGCTGACGCCCGGCCCCTCGGGCAAGACCCGGCTAGAGAAGCAGTTCAAG CTGGTGAGCCAGACCAATGTGAAGCAGTGTGATTACACATCTGCACTTAAAGAAGGCAGCGTGGAGAAGAACAGGACCTCCTCTCTCATGCCAG TGGAGAGGTCCAGAGTGTGCCTGTCCACTACACCAGGAGAGTGCTCAGACTACATCAATGCCTCTTATGTCATG GGTTACCATCAGAGCTGTGAATTCATCATTACCCAGAATCCTCTCCCCAGCACAATCAAGGACTTCTGGAGGATGATCTGGGACCACAACTCCCAGATCATTGTCTCCCTCCCAGATGTCCACGGCCAG ACTGAGGAAGGTGAATGTGTGTACTGGCCCATTAAAGACCAGCCAATCAACTGTGAGACATTTACTGTCACCTTCACTGGGGAGGACAATGTGTGTTTGCCCAATGAGGAGCTGCTAGTCATCCATGATTTCCTATTGGAGGCTACCCAG GATGACTATGTGTTGGAGGTGCGGCAGTACCGGGCTCCCCGCTGGCCAAACCCGGACAGCCCCATCAGCAACACCTTTGAGCTCATCACCATCGTCCGAGAGGACACACGCCACCGCGAGGGAACCATCGTCGTTCACGATCG GTATGGGGGTTCCACTGCTGGACTGTTCTGTGCCGTGACCACACTGGCAGACCAGCTGGAGGGGGACAACTGCGTGGATGTGTACCAAACCGCCCGGATGACCAACCTTATGAGGCCTGGAGTCTTCACTGACATG GACCAGTATCAGTTCCTCTACAAATCGATCCTGAGCCTGGTGAGCACCAAAGAGGACGAGAAGACCTTGCGCTCCTCCGAAAACAACGGCACCATCCCCACAGGCTCAGCCAACGCCACGGAGAGTCTGGAGTCCCTCATGTAA
- the ptprz1b gene encoding receptor-type tyrosine-protein phosphatase zeta isoform X3 — translation MKMEVSTRQFYVLIAHLWIVCQIDVVNSFFRGQRKFSDDVDWSYTGTLNQQNWPKKYPSCNTARQSPIDIDEDFAQVKLEFQNLQLEGWELKTPTSTTIKNDGKTVAVNLSGEYYVSGGGLRSRFRVGRITFHWGRCNATSDGSEHSLNGVKFPLEMQIYCHEADKYQSIDEALKEGGRITALAVLFEVSQRDNENYANLIDGVNAVSRFGKSGPVEPFSMLGLLPNSTEKYYIYNGSLTTPPCSEPVEWLVFKNTVSLSESQLEVFCEVMTMQQAGYVMLMDYQQNNFRHQQEQFMGQVFSSYTGTEELLDPICSSEAENVQAEPQNYTSIMVTWERPRAVYDTTIERYSVTYQRLQGKDPPKREYLTDGDQDVGALIYNLMSNSSYVVQVIALCNNGLKGRMSDQLIVDMPLEDLGIDSDSSDSEDYFEVTPYTSRRQPDLESPPDRTLTSDSSSSKSSIWVTMATDQPGFLFPGVRSTAMPVRRRITEESSLSWTPSQDKAGTYTRKPITKLLTPEGVKPPDNVLVTDIYYEDFINGSLYETTTSVDTPLPDDEIIGVVTLPRERVHVSQKDNEVRMPDDQYFPGTATNPLPETPPLVISTTQQPEVVSTTTTTTIVPASTTTTTTTTTTTAGTPTTKALLYTTQPMFNATASTAQGDTSSPPLSSILTDEGPSTLLTQGEGSGSGPAIFLEELEREWERENPSAVEIETRTRFSTGRPVLVDNETELVSKFYLESERVRGAEEMKPTRAESTVPEAPALEGKEEEEESGSGQSLLMEVFPNAKISVEITLTKISSMEPLDGPHTEASNSSPESRVGMVGGVEREKRTVVPLAVVSTLTILCLLVLVGILIYWSGRVCFYRKCFQTAHFYVEDNASPRVISAPSTPLLLPTATEENEALPVKDFVRHVAELHATHTFSKEFEEIQSCTVDMGISTDSSNHPENKSKNRYINILAYDHSRVKLAPNLDKEGECGDYINANYVDGFNQPKAFIAAQGPMKASLEDFWRMMWEQNVGVIVMITNLVEKGRRKCDQYWPMDNQEEYGCFLVTLKSTKTLAYYTQRTFTLRNISIKRGSQKGRSQERTVVQYHYTQWPDMGVPEYTLPVLSFVQKSSQARTADMGPVVVHCSAGVGRTGTYIVLDSMLRQIKEKGTVDIMGFLKHIRTQRNYLVQTEEQYVFIHDALVEAILSRETEVSSSRIHAYVSDLLTPGPSGKTRLEKQFKLVSQTNVKQCDYTSALKEGSVEKNRTSSLMPVERSRVCLSTTPGECSDYINASYVMGYHQSCEFIITQNPLPSTIKDFWRMIWDHNSQIIVSLPDVHGQTEEGECVYWPIKDQPINCETFTVTFTGEDNVCLPNEELLVIHDFLLEATQDDYVLEVRQYRAPRWPNPDSPISNTFELITIVREDTRHREGTIVVHDRYGGSTAGLFCAVTTLADQLEGDNCVDVYQTARMTNLMRPGVFTDMDQYQFLYKSILSLVSTKEDEKTLRSSENNGTIPTGSANATESLESLM, via the exons ATGAAAATGGAGGTGTCCACAAGACAATTTTATGTTCTGATTGCACATCTTTGGATCGTCTGTCAAATAG ATGTGGTGAACTCGTTCTTCAGAGGCCAGCGCAAGTTCTCCGACGACGTGGACTGGTCTTACACAG GCACTCTAAACCAACAGAACTGGCCCAAGAAATACCCCTCCTGCAACACGGCGAGGCAGTCGCCCATTGACATCGATGAGGACTTTGCCCAGGTCAAGCTGGAGTTCCAGAACTTGCAGCTGGAGGGATGGGAGCTCAAGACGCCAACCTCGACGACCATCAAGAACGATGGAAAAACAG TGGCCGTGAACCTGAGTGGCGAGTACTATGTCAGTGGAGGAGGGCTGCGGTCCAGGTTTCGGGTGGGCCGAATCACATTCCACTGGGGCCGCTGCAACGCCACCTCAGACGGTTCTGAGCACAGTCTCAACGGTGTTAAGTTCCCCCTGGAG ATGCAGATCTACTGCCATGAGGCAGACAAGTACCAGTCCATCGACGAGGCACTGAAAGAGGGGGGAAGGATAACAGCACTCGCTGTCCTCTTTGAG GTCAGCCAGAGAGACAACGAAAACTACGCCAACCTCATCGATGGAGTCAACGCCGTCAGCCGCTTCG GTAAGAGCGGCCCCGTGGAGCCCTTCTCCATGCTGGGCCTGCTGCCCAACTCCACGGAGAAGTACTACATCTACAATGGCTCCCTGACAACGCCGCCCTGCTCCGAGCCCGTGGAGTGGCTTGTTTTCAAAAACACCGTCTCGCTCTCCGAGAGCCAG ctggagGTGTTCTGCGAGGTGATGACCATGCAGCAGGCCGGCTACGTGATGCTGATGGACTACCAGCAGAACAACTTCCGCCATCAGCAGGAGCAGTTCATGGGCCAGGTGTTCTCCTCCTACACCGGCACAGAGGAGCTCCTGGATCCCA TTTGCAGTTCGGAGGCTGAGAATGTGCAGGCGGAGCCGCAGAACTACACCAGCATCATGGTGACGTGGGAGAGACCCCGCGCCGTCTACGACACCACCATCGAGCGCTACTCCGTCACCTACCAGAGGCTACAGGGCAAGGACCCGCCCAAGCGGGAATACCTGACTGACGGAGATCAGGATGTG GGAGCACTCATCTACAACTTGATGTCCAACAGCAGTTATGTGGTGCAAGTGATAGCGCTATGCAACAACGGCCTGAAGGGTCGAATGAGTGACCAGCTGATTGTGGACATGCCACTGGAGGACCTGG GGATTGACTCTGATTCGTCAGACTCAGAAGATTATTTTGAG GTGACTCCATACACCAGCAGAAGACAGCCAGATCTGGAGAGCCCTCCGGACCGGACCCTTACGAgcgactcctcctcctccaaaagCTCCATCTGGGTCACCATGGCGACGGACCAGCCCGGTTTCCTCTTCCCCGGAGTCCGGTCCACAGCCATGCCCGTGCGGCGACGCATCACCGAGGAGTCCTCGTTGTCGTGGACACCCAGCCAGGACAAGGCGGGAACCTACACCCGCAAGCCAATCACCAAGCTGCTCACGCCGGAGGGCGTCAAGCCGCCTGACAACGTACTGGTCACTGACATCTACTACGAGGACTTCATCAACGGCTCCCTGTACGAGACGACCACCTCGGTAGACACGCCGCTACCCGACGACGAGATTATCGGCGTGGTCACGCTGCCCCGTGAGCGAGTGCATGTCTCACAGAAGGACAATGAAGTGAGGATGCCCGACGACCAGTATTTCCCGGGCACCGCCACCAACCCCCTGCCAGAGACACCACCCCTGGTCATCAGCACCACCCAGCAGCCTGAGGTGGTCAGCACcacgaccaccaccaccatagtgccagcctccaccaccaccaccaccaccaccaccaccaccactgcaggGACGCCCACCACCAAAGCCTTACTCTACACCACCCAGCCAATGTTCAATG CTACTGCGAGCACAGCGCAAGGGGACACGtcctccccacccctctcttccATCCTTACTGATGAAGGCCCCAGCACCCTGCTTACTCAGGGGGAGGGTAGTGGTTCGGGGCCAGCCATCTTTCTGGAGGAGCTAGAGcgggagtgggagagggagaaccCCTCGGCGGTCGAAATCGAAACGCGCACGCGCTTCAGTACCGGGAGGCCGGTACTGGTCGATAATGAGACGGAGCTCGTGTCCAAGTTCTATTTGGAGAGCGAGAGGGTCCGTGGTGCGGAGGAGATGAAACCGACGCGAGCGGAGTCCACTGTTCCCGAGGCGCCCGCCCTcgaggggaaggaggaggaggaggagagcggcTCTGGACAGAGCTTGCTGATGGAGGTCTTTCCCAACGCTAAGATATCTGTAGAGATCACTTTGACCAAAATCTCGAGTATGGAGCCTTTGGATGGTCCCCACACAG AGGCTAGTAACAGCAGCCCGGAGTCGCGGGTGGGCATGGTGGGGGGCGTGGAGCGGGAGAAGCGCACAGTGGTGCCCCTGGCGGTCGTGTCCACTCTCACCATCCTCTGCCTACTGGTGCTGGTGGGCATCCTCATCTACTGGAG TGGTAGAGTGTGTTTTTACAGGAAGTGTTTCCAGACGGCTCACTTCTACGTGGAGGATAACGCCTCTCCCCGAGTCATTTCAGCTCCGTCTACACCACTGCTCTTACCCACAGCCACAG AGGAGAATGAAGCTCTCCCTGTGAAGGACTTTGTGAGGCACGTGGCTGAGCTTCAcgccacacatacattctcGAAAGAGTTTGAG GAGATTCAGTCGTGCACGGTGGACATGGGAATTAGCACTGACAGCTCAAACCACCCAGAAAACAAGAGCAAGAACAGATACATCAACATCCTGGCCT ATGATCACAGCCGGGTGAAGCTGGCACCCAATCTGGACAAAGAAGGAGAGTGTGGAGACTACATCAATGCAAACTATGTTGAT GGCTTCAATCAGCCCAAAGCCTTTATAGCCGCCCAGGGCCCGATGAAGGCCAGTCTGGAGGACTTCTGGAGGATGATGTGGGAGCAGAATGTGGGGGTGATCGTCATGATCACCAACCTGGTGGAGAAGGGACGG AGGAAGTGTGACCAGTACTGGCCAATGGACAACCAGGAGGAATATGGATGCTTCTTGGTCACTCTGAAAAGCACCAAAACCCTGGCCTACTACACACAAAGAACATTCACCTTGCGGAACATCAGTATCAAAAGG GGGTCCCAGAAGGGCCGCAGTCAGGAGCGGACGGTCGTCCAGTACCACTACACCCAGTGGCCCGACATGGGGGTCCCTGAGTACACCCTGCCTGTCTTGTCCTTCGTCCAGAAGTCCTCCCAGGCCAGGACTGCTGACATGGGCCCCGTGGTGGTCCACTGCAG TGCTGGCGTGGGTAGAACAGGGACCTACATCGTGCTGGACAGCATGCTTCGGCAGATCAAAGAGAAGGGCACCGTGGACATCATGGGCTTCCTGAAACACATCCGCACACAGAGGAACTACCTGGTGCAGACTGAG GAGCAGTATGTGTTCATCCATGATGCCCTGGTGGAGGCCATCCTGAGCAGGGAGACTGAGGTCTCCTCCAGCCGCATCCATGCCTACGTCTCCGACCTGCTGACGCCCGGCCCCTCGGGCAAGACCCGGCTAGAGAAGCAGTTCAAG CTGGTGAGCCAGACCAATGTGAAGCAGTGTGATTACACATCTGCACTTAAAGAAGGCAGCGTGGAGAAGAACAGGACCTCCTCTCTCATGCCAG TGGAGAGGTCCAGAGTGTGCCTGTCCACTACACCAGGAGAGTGCTCAGACTACATCAATGCCTCTTATGTCATG GGTTACCATCAGAGCTGTGAATTCATCATTACCCAGAATCCTCTCCCCAGCACAATCAAGGACTTCTGGAGGATGATCTGGGACCACAACTCCCAGATCATTGTCTCCCTCCCAGATGTCCACGGCCAG ACTGAGGAAGGTGAATGTGTGTACTGGCCCATTAAAGACCAGCCAATCAACTGTGAGACATTTACTGTCACCTTCACTGGGGAGGACAATGTGTGTTTGCCCAATGAGGAGCTGCTAGTCATCCATGATTTCCTATTGGAGGCTACCCAG GATGACTATGTGTTGGAGGTGCGGCAGTACCGGGCTCCCCGCTGGCCAAACCCGGACAGCCCCATCAGCAACACCTTTGAGCTCATCACCATCGTCCGAGAGGACACACGCCACCGCGAGGGAACCATCGTCGTTCACGATCG GTATGGGGGTTCCACTGCTGGACTGTTCTGTGCCGTGACCACACTGGCAGACCAGCTGGAGGGGGACAACTGCGTGGATGTGTACCAAACCGCCCGGATGACCAACCTTATGAGGCCTGGAGTCTTCACTGACATG GACCAGTATCAGTTCCTCTACAAATCGATCCTGAGCCTGGTGAGCACCAAAGAGGACGAGAAGACCTTGCGCTCCTCCGAAAACAACGGCACCATCCCCACAGGCTCAGCCAACGCCACGGAGAGTCTGGAGTCCCTCATGTAA